The following coding sequences lie in one Spinacia oleracea cultivar Varoflay chromosome 1, BTI_SOV_V1, whole genome shotgun sequence genomic window:
- the LOC110793108 gene encoding uncharacterized protein, whose product MGSSLSRTRGDSGVGTSGQRIPDSNCDWGSKCNCPNNEHSYSAEYKNNLYLAQKENTSTRNYLEEWFRKREVEPGEEVESKYDDRKPTPSDLRFFGEGDSDEEPSGSDSFDLVYVGECENENGDAVGSPGQLSSGYPSSKKGEKGKKSASASDDA is encoded by the exons ATGGGTTCTTCTTTGTCTAGAACTCGAGGTGATTCTGGGGTGGGAACTTCTGGTCAAAGAATCCCCGATTCCAACTGTGATTGGGGATCCAAGTGCAACTGTCCCAATAACGAGCATTCCTACTCCGccgaatataaaaacaatctgtatttggcccaaaaagaaaatacgagtactcgaaactatttggaagaatggtttcggaagagggaagtggagccaggagaggaggttgagtcaaaatatgacgatcggaaacccactccctcagatctgcgttttttcggtgaaggagattccgatgag gaaccaagtgggtctgattcatttgatctggtgtatgttggagagtgtgaaaatgagaatggtgatgctgttgggtctccaggacaactttcatctggttatccctcctcaaagaaaggagaaaaggggaaaaaatcggcttcagcatctgatgatgcttag
- the LOC110798634 gene encoding probable protein phosphatase 2C 2, translating to MCAVVVSNVSHSGNTTTTSNNFFNLHANPITPNLMVRFQQHLEANHHHNDSSLMKRKRPAIRVTIPVARLVENVMTTTPRDDHENRVEEIIEVEEDGYGVYSKRGRSRARLEDRYSAFVNHVRGRPKQALFGIFDGHGGPKAAEFAAKRLGDNILNHVGSLTGVESDNKPVEEKIRDGYLAADQEFLNGNSSGGACCVTALIQEGNLMVSNVGDCRAVISRGGLAEALTNDHNPSREDEKTRIESKGGYVDYCNGTWRIQGSLAVSRAIGDQHLKQWVTAEPDTKILTIKPDFEFLILASDGLWNKVSNQEAVDVVLPFFTARSDHKPELKHACRKLVELSISRGSNDDTSVMVIQLARFAH from the exons ATGTGTGCCGTCGTAGTATCAAATGTTTCTCATAGTGGTAATACTACCACTACGAGTAACAATTTTTTCAACCTTCATGCCAACCCCATAACACCTAATTTGATGGTAAGGTTTCAACAACACTTGGAAGCAAATCATCATCATAATGATTCTTCGTTGATGAAGAGGAAAAGGCCGGCGATAAGGGTTACTATTCCGGTTGCTAGACTAGTGGAAAATGTCATGACAACTACGCCTAGAGATGATCATGAAAACCGTGTTGAAGAGATTATTGAAGTTGAAGAAGATGGGTATGGAGTTTATAGTAAAAGAGGGAGATCAAGGGCTCGTTTGGAGGATCGTTATTCGGCTTTTGTCAATCATGTACGTGGTCGTCCTAAACAG GCATTATTTGGAATATTTGATGGACATGGAGGTCCAAAAGCTGCTGAATTTGCAGCAAAAAGGCTAGGTGACAACATACTAAACCATGTAGGAAGTCTAACCGGGGTCGAATCGGATAATAAACCGGTTGAGGAGAAAATAAGAGATGGTTATTTAGCTGCTGACCAGGAGTTTCTTAACGGAAATTCCAGTGGTGGTGCTTGTTGTGTTACCGCATTGATACAAGAAGGCAACCTTATGGTCTCTAATGTTGGTGATTGTCGCGCTGTTATTAGTAGGGGTGGCCTTGCGGAGGCACTAACTAATGATCATAACCCTTCGAGAGAAGATGAGAAAACTCGGATCGAATCCAAG GGTGGATATGTAGATTATTGTAACGGAACATGGAGAATACAAGGTTCTCTAGCAGTATCAAGAGCAATAGGAGACCAACATCTCAAGCAATGGGTCACAGCAGAACCCGACACGAAAATCCTAACCATTAAACCCGATTTCGAGTTCCTGATCTTAGCTTCAGATGGCCTGTGGAACAAAGTTAGTAATCAGGAAGCAGTTGATGTAGTTCTGCCCTTTTTTACAGCAAGAAGTGATCATAAGCCAGAGTTAAAGCATGCTTGTAGGAAGCTTGTTGAGTTGTCAATAAGTAGGGGATCAAATGATGATACAAGTGTAATGGTGATTCAATTAGCCCGGTTCGCTCACTAA
- the LOC110798628 gene encoding uncharacterized protein, which translates to MISICTWNIRGLNDPSKVSKVRRVVNTHNIKVIAILETRVKSRKYAAVLNKFGRQWSWDNNYSCSDKGRIWIGWIPGSVTIKVEHTHEQYIHCEVHNQKGDFEFFFTAIYGLHTIQDRKKLWDEVRVLNASIGNVPWILSGDFNTMLDIHDRVNGAPVTLAEIKDFSDVVDQCVLSELKSRGHFFSWHKGGDGNKIASRIDRCLGNAEWMSQKGAVCTEYLNPGLSDHSPILITCLTEEKGGGRPFKFLNYLADHAEFVPAVEYCWKQDCKGTAMFSVWSRLKLIKNKLKQLHHRDFQGIHDRIDQARQQLEVVQAHLQSQVADSSLLVKEQECSAALRKWLKLEESALKQKARLHWLQ; encoded by the coding sequence ATGATTAGTATCTGCACATGGAACATTAGAGGGCTTAATGACCCCTCTAAGGTTTCTAAGGTGAGAAGGGTGGTCAACACTCATAATATTAAAGTCATTGCCATTCTAGAAACAAGGGTGAAAAGTAGGAAATATGCTGCAGTACTGAACAAGTTTGGTAGGCAGTGGAGCTGGGATAATAATTACAGTTGTAGTGATAAGGGGAGGATTTGGATTGGCTGGATCCCTGGTTCAGTCACCATCAAGGTTGAACACACTCATGAACAATACATTCATTGTGAAGTTCATAATCAGAAAGGGGACTTTGAGTTCTTTTTTACTGCCATCTATGGTTTACACACCATTCAAGATAGGAAGAAGTTGTGGGATGAGGTGAGAGTTCTCAATGCCAGCATTGGTAATGTCCCTTGGATTCTTTCTGGTGATTTTAACACCATGCTTGATATTCATGATAGAGTTAATGGAGCCCCTGTGACATTGGCAGAAATAAAGGATTTTTCAGATGTGGTTGATCAATGCGTCCTCTCTGAACTCAAGAGTAGAGGGCACTTTTTTTCTTGGCACAAGGGTGGTGATGGAAACAAAATTGCTAGCAGAATTGATAGGTGTTTGGGTAATGCTGAATGGATGAGCCAGAAAGGAGCTGTTTGCACAGAATATCTGAATCCTGGGTTATCAGATCACAGTCCTATCTTAATCACTTGCCTTACTGAAGAGAAAGGAGGTGGAAGACCATTTAAATTTCTTAATTACCTAGCTGACCATGCTGAGTTTGTACCTGCTGTTGAGTATTGTTGGAAGCAGGATTGCAAGGGGACTGCCATGTTTTCAGTTTGGTCTAGGCTGAAGCTTATCAAGAATAAGCTTAAGCAACTTCATCATAGAGATTTTCAGGGGATCCATGATAGAATTGATCAAGCTAGACAACAACTGGAGGTTGTTCAAGCCCATCTCCAAAGTCAAGTTGCTGATTCCTCTCTTCTGGTGAAGGAGCAAGAATGCTCTGCTGCTCTTAGGAAATGGCTAAAACTTGAAGAATCTGCTCTAAAACAGAAAGCCAGGCTTCATTGGCTTCAATAA